From Apium graveolens cultivar Ventura chromosome 9, ASM990537v1, whole genome shotgun sequence, the proteins below share one genomic window:
- the LOC141686821 gene encoding large ribosomal subunit protein uL15x-like, translated as MTTRLKKNRKKRGHVSAGHGRIGKHRKHPGGRGNAGGMHHHRILFDKYHPGYFGKVGMRYFHKLRNKFYCPIVNIDKLWSMVPQDVKESAVAGDKAPVLDVTQLGYFKVLGKGSVSQPIVVKAKLVSKIAEKKIKEAGGAVVLTA; from the coding sequence ATGACAACCCGCTTGAAGAAGAACCGCAAGAAGCGCGGTCACGTCAGCGCCGGCCACGGTCGTATAGGAAAGCACCGCAAGCATCCCGGCGGTCGTGGAAACGCCGGAGGCATGCACCACCACCGCATCCTCTTCGACAAGTACCATCCCGGTTATTTCGGTAAAGTCGGTATGCGTTACTTTCACAAGCTCCGTAACAAATTCTACTGCCCAATAGTCAACATTGATAAGCTCTGGTCAATGGTCCCACAAGATGTTAAGGAGAGTGCTGTTGCTGGTGATAAGGCTCCTGTGCTTGATGTTACTCAGTTGGGGTACTTTAAGGTCCTTGGTAAGGGGTCTGTGTCGCAACCCATTGTCGTTAAGGCCAAACTTGTTTCTAAGATTGCTGAAAAGAAGATTAAGGAGGCTGGTGGTGCTGTTGTGCTCACTGCTTAG